CCTGGCGGGATAACGCAGCATTCGTTCGGTCCAACCCCCGTTTTGAAGCCTGGGTAGCCTAGGACGCAGAGAAGCTTTCTCTGTGCGCGGAGAAGGCACACGGAGAACAGGCTCTATCTGTGGACTTGGTGCTCGGGTGCCTGGGTAAtaaggggagggagggtgaTCCTGTATGAGGGTGGAAAACGAGAACCTAAAAGATGATTGTTtaaaagaaaaggaaaaaaaaaataagAAAAACCCTCCACCCCCCACAAAAGGCAGCAAGACTGCGGATGTATGGGCGGAAACGAAGGTTGTCGGGTGTCATGTGCGCGTCGCCTGTGCctaggggaggggggcttgGGTGCGCGTCTTTTCCCAGCTTTTTCCAACAATGCATGTTTCCCATTGTCGTCGTTTCCCCGTCTCTCCTCTCGCGGCATGTGTCTTGCCGGAGGCCGGGGCGGGCTGCTTGGCTGTTCCTCCCTTTCGCCCCCTCGGATGTATTGAGTGAGACCAGAGAACCAGtccctttcccctcttctAGTTTTTCTCCCTTTTTGTTTTCGTTCTCGGATTTTGCCTTCATCTTGATCTTTCTCCTCGCTAGAAGAGTAAGACTCCCATACACCAGAGGCCCTGCAAGGCCGTGATGCAGCGGGGCACAGTCCACGCGATTGAAACGGGGCAGATGCTCTGCGGCCAGGAGGTCGAAGCCGATCAGTGATGGATGTAAATGGCCCGAAACGAAAAAGGACTCTGGGCTCTGAGCGGCCGGCCAATCGCCTGCTGAAAAGCACAGGTCAAATCCCTTGGTCCTTCGGCACGGGGCAAGACCGAGTGACTGGACGGTGGTGGACGGTGggaccccccctccccccggcgGGCGAACACATCGCCCCAGAAGCCCGCTGGAATAGACGGATGGACCCTAAACCCCGTCCCGGGTCAACGAAAGGCCCCTTCCCCCCCAGCATCCGAGAGTCCATGACGGGAGCTGACGCGGAGCTAGTACGAGAACGGCATGTGATTCGAGCTTAAAGGCAGAAGAACCCATTCTAGTCCTACCTACCGTCCAAGTAGCAGCCATCGCGCATCGCGTATCGAAGCGACCTTCAGGCCCCTCCACTAAGCTGCAGGAAAGCCAAGACTTGAGAGGAACCAACAGCAGGCAAGCGCATTGTCATCACTCCTCCCCACCAACCAGGTACCTCCTCGTATTTTGTCAAGGCCATTACTTCTTCTCCACGCATCTCCatcgacgaccacgacgaccaCGAACACGACCTCGGGAGGCACGTGCTTGTCGCTGTTATTATCAAGAGAGTTGCTACCCCGGAGACTATCTGAGAGCATTTGTCCCCAGATTATTCCCAAATATTGGACCTCCGTCGACTGTCCTCCTTCACCAACATTCGACCCATTTTACCAGTTATCGAAGCTCAATCTCAGGTAAACCATTCCTAACCCGGGTATTTCCTGTCGCCTCTTGTCTCGTCTCATCCCATctccgtcgccatcgtctcgCCTTCTCTCCGACACCCACGCCCACGGTCCCTGCGCAAACCGCAACAGCATCACTCCTCCGCTTGGCTGTCGTCGTTGGATGCTGGGTGCCGGGTGCCGGGTATGCATGTGCTGGCGATGCTTCGGTTCCATATTTGCAAACCCCTCCCGTACACCCCGTACACATGAAACCAAACGAACCCGGCTGCCACCCCCAGCCCACGCGGCATCAACCATCATCCATCAAACCTACCCTCGCCTTGCCCCCCCTCGACTCGCACGCGTTGTCCATTTCTAATTGAGCTTAAATTCAAAACCCAAGATGGCATGAAAGCCTTGCTCGTCCTTACATTACCTAAAACGACCCTTACCTCGAGCTTAACCAACTAACTCTTGGGAAACAACGATTTAGTTTTTGTTTGTCGAGTTGCTATCGTCTGCCGTCAGCCGAGCATCGTTACTTACTCCCGTCCCACACAGAGAGGAACGCCAACGCGCCGCGCACACTTGGAGACATTGTCGTCACGTCGTAACTGTTATCATCGGTTGAGCGTCAGGTGTGAAATCAGCTCAAGCTCTCGGTCATCACCCCGACTGGACAGTGCGACACTCTTCTATCCTCCATTGTTTGCGCGTCTTCATCaccatcctcatcatcgtcaccgtcctCATAACATCTTACTCGGCGCCGGAGCAgcttttccccccccctcctcatcaCAGagcaagaacaagaacaagaatAACCCTTCTCTGCCGAAGAACACAACGAAGTTACCCACGCGCTGCACCACCGACTAGAGGCGAATTCACACAATGGCGCCTCCCCCGTGGCGCGGAGCGCTCATCACCTCAGCTGCCGTCACCGTGTTCCTGGCTTTGCGCCAGCCCGTCTTGTCGAGATGTAACATCTTCTGCACCTTCGCCGGCGCCTACGTGCTCCAAATGGTCGCATGGGGCATCTTCGTCGTACTCCTGTTCCCCCAGTACCTCTCCAGCCTCCGCTCCATCCCCGGGCCTAAGGACGACCACTGGTTGATGGGACAGTACCCGAGAATCATCCGCGAGCCCACAGGCGTGCCCATGATGGAATGGTGAGTAGACCACCTTTTGGGATGGCCCGAGAAGACATATCACTCGCAGCAACCGTTGAATCGCCCATTGTATCTGGCTGCGGCAAAAGGAAGGAAAACTAACCGTTGCTCACCCAGGGTCAACACCATCCCCCACGAAGGCATCATCCGCTACCGCGGCTTGTTCAACCAGGAGCGTCTCTTGATCACGTCGCCCAAGGCCTTGGCTGAGGTGCTCGTCACACGCAACTACGACTTCCACAAGCCCAGCGCCGTCCGCTCCTCCATCGGCCgcatcctcggcgtcggcgtgctactggccgagggcgacgagcacAAGTTCCAGCGCAAGAACCTAATGCCGGCCTTCGCCTTCCGCCACGTCAAGGACCTGTACCCTCTCTTCTGGAGCAAGGCCTGCGAGGGCGTCCAGGCCATCACCGACGCCGTTcacgccgatgccgccaaaGGCCCGCCGGAAGGGCTTACCGAAaccgagaaggccgccatGGGCCCTaacgtcgccgtcctcgagatcGGTAACTGGGCCTCGCGCACCACCCTCGATATCATAGGCATggccggcatgggccgcGACTTTGGCGCCATCCGCGACCCTTCCAACCCGCTGGCCCAGACTTACCAGCATGTCTTCAAGCCGAGCCGCCAGGCCCagatcctcgccgtcctcggcatgTTCCTGCCGGGGCCACTCGTCCACCACCTGCCCTTCTCGCGCAACGGCGACATCGCAAAGGCGGCCAACACCATCCGCGCCACCTGCCGCGAGCTCATCCGCGAGAAGCAGGACAAGCTGCGCCACAAGAAGCTCACGGATGTCGATATCCTctccgtcgccctcgagtcCGGCTGCTTCACCGAGgacaacctcgtcgaccagatGATGACattcctcgccgccggccacgagaccaccgcctcggccatgatgTGGGCCATCTACTGCCTCTGTCTCCACCCGGACGTCCAGTCACGCCTGCGCCGTGAGGTCCACGACCGCCTCCCGGCCCCCGGAACCCCGGGCGACatcaccgccctcgacatcgaccACATGCCCTACCTCAACGCCGTCTGCAACGAGGTGCTCCGCTACTACTCCCCCGTGCCCATGACCCtgcgcgaggccgtcgtcgacaccgtcatcgacggccaCAAGGTGCCCAAGGGCACCCGCATCATGCTCTGCCCCTGggccatcaacaaggacaCGGCCTTGTGGGGCCCGGACGCCGGCCGCTTCGACCCGGAGCGCTGGCTAGTCCGTAgtgacggcagcggcggcgataACAACGCCGagagcaagaagacggcggccagcggcggcgccacgaGCAACTACGCCTTCATGACGTTCCTGCACGGTCCGCGGAGCTGCATTGGACAGGGCTTCGCAAAGGCCGAGTTCGCCTGCATCCTCGCCTCCTGGATCGGCCGCTTCGAGTTCAGCCTGCGAAACAAGGAAGAGTACGATGAGAAGAACATGTCCATCAAGGGCGGCGTGACGGCGCGGCCGTCAAAGGGCCTGCACGTGTAcgtcaaggtcgtcgacgggtGGTGATGGGAAAGGAGTAGGTGTTCTTTTGTGTCTGCGTGGTCTGCGGATGTGTTTGTTGTGCTGTAAGGTAATGAAACGGACGCGTGACGCAGCATATGGCTTGACTAGGCTAGGTTACCTGGGTCGAAGAGGGGGGGATATATACTTGGACATGGGAAAACATGAACGCACGGCGCGAATTGGACTTTCGGCGGGGAGGTTTTCCCTGGCTGGTATTGGGTGCTTTCTCGGAAGGGAAGGGTAGATGACAGTGCTGGATCCTATCAGTAACATGTACGCCGTATAAAATACAACCCGTCCTCTGTCCTCTGGTCCTCCGTCATTTTGTCCCAGGCGTTCTCCTcgatcccccccccttctctctaGTCTACTTCTCTTCTCCTAGCATGTTCACGTGTTAAACAAATAGCGAGGAGGGctggaggggaggagggcgttTGACGTCCGTGGTGTATAGGTCTCTCGACCTATAGGAGACATCCGACAGGGGCAATGCCGCTTCTCGATGTTGCTTTCAAACAGTGCCGCCGAGCAATCGGCGCAGTATCGCGTCAAAGAAAGGGTCGGTCGGGCCTTTGGTCCTGTGAGACGGTAATCTTCATGGTCATTACAGGGCGTTCCGTCGTTGGTTTTCCCCAACGACCAACGAATGAATGCTGGACCCCCGATCGGTCGCGGTCGCTCGTCCACCACTCTCATCTTCCTTCCCCGCCCTCCGGGGATGCGCCGTATTTCAAGCACTCGCTCACCTCAATTAGGCAGCCAACGTTGTTtgaacaaaaagaaaaaaattAAAAGATTTGTCATGGTGTTCAAGAGCCGATAGTGTGCCACTTGGAGGATCTCCCGGTTGACGGGTCAAATCAAGCATCCTGCAGAGGCAGTGGGCGGGTATAATTTCTGAATGTACAGCAGGTGAAAGTCTATATGGACGCCGTGGAACCCATGCAATCAGACTCTCTTGCCCTGCTTCAACAAATCACCCACCTTCGGGGGCAGCACCAGCGCGCTCCTGTCGTTCCGCCTGTAAAAGTCCACGACAGCcagcgccgtcttctcgggCAGATCCTCCTGGATGAAGTGGCCCGCCTCGGGGAAGACCTGCAACGCGTACTTGCCTGGTTTCGGGCAGTCAGCAAATTGTCTCCTTTTCCCAGGCATCAAAGCGAAAGAGAGTTTCCAATGAGACTTACCCTGCATCTGGCCGATGGTCAGCTCCGTGTCTAACCTGTCGGTGCccgccagcagcaacagcttGCCGCCTCTCGCCTCGAGGAACTTCTTGCTCAAGCCAACGAACCATCCCTCCCAGAACGGCTGTGTCGCCGCCAAGTCTGtcctccaccgccacggccgcgtTGGGTCAAGCGAGTCATCGTAGACCAGAagcgccggcaccgacgtGCGCGCCGAGACGGAGTTGCGGATGGTGCGGGAACGGATGTGCCAGTCGATGCCCGACTGCAGGCTGGCAAAGCCGGTGGGCCGCGTCGACAGGTACGTCAACATGCTCTGCAACGCATCCATGGCCgagccctcgacgacgtccaggACCCCGTAACCCAGGAGCGAGCTCCCCAGCTTTCCCGATTTGGCCAGGTTGGTGACGACGGCCCCGCCCAGCGAGTGGCCGATGAGCACAATGGGGGGCAGTTCGGACCAGGACATTTGCGTCTTGGTGAGCTGGATGATGCTGAGCAAGTCGTCCGTCAGGACGTCGAGCTTCAGGTTGAGCTCCGTGCCGTCTGTGACGACGGTCGAAccgtggcctcggccgtcagggGACAGCACACCGGCCGAGGGAAGACGTTTCCTGATTTCCGCCGAGAAAACAGCAAACGACAGGCCAGAAgagccggcgccgtggtGCATGACAAAGAGGGGGCCTTTGCCGACAGGCGAGTTGAGGTAGGCGTGATAGGTCACGGCGGGAGGGCCGTTATCGTCTGGCGTCGGGGGCTCAAGAAACAGCTCCCGC
The DNA window shown above is from Colletotrichum destructivum chromosome 2, complete sequence and carries:
- a CDS encoding Putative cytochrome P450, with amino-acid sequence MAPPPWRGALITSAAVTVFLALRQPVLSRCNIFCTFAGAYVLQMVAWGIFVVLLFPQYLSSLRSIPGPKDDHWLMGQYPRIIREPTGVPMMEWVNTIPHEGIIRYRGLFNQERLLITSPKALAEVLVTRNYDFHKPSAVRSSIGRILGVGVLLAEGDEHKFQRKNLMPAFAFRHVKDLYPLFWSKACEGVQAITDAVHADAAKGPPEGLTETEKAAMGPNVAVLEIGNWASRTTLDIIGMAGMGRDFGAIRDPSNPLAQTYQHVFKPSRQAQILAVLGMFLPGPLVHHLPFSRNGDIAKAANTIRATCRELIREKQDKLRHKKLTDVDILSVALESGCFTEDNLVDQMMTFLAAGHETTASAMMWAIYCLCLHPDVQSRLRREVHDRLPAPGTPGDITALDIDHMPYLNAVCNEVLRYYSPVPMTLREAVVDTVIDGHKVPKGTRIMLCPWAINKDTALWGPDAGRFDPERWLVRSDGSGGDNNAESKKTAASGGATSNYAFMTFLHGPRSCIGQGFAKAEFACILASWIGRFEFSLRNKEEYDEKNMSIKGGVTARPSKGLHVYVKVVDGW
- a CDS encoding Putative alpha/beta hydrolase-1, protein phosphatase methylesterase → MSELQRAWAKRKLDPLHPLPEPLNDLDEEPDADQLPELPEHMDDGDSSSASSASSASSTGTIIPSPSQNLFARPQGVSRGRTLEQIPWTTYFERELFLEPPTPDDNGPPAVTYHAYLNSPVGKGPLFVMHHGAGSSGLSFAVFSAEIRKRLPSAGVLSPDGRGHGSTVVTDGTELNLKLDVLTDDLLSIIQLTKTQMSWSELPPIVLIGHSLGGAVVTNLAKSGKLGSSLLGYGVLDVVEGSAMDALQSMLTYLSTRPTGFASLQSGIDWHIRSRTIRNSVSARTSVPALLVYDDSLDPTRPWRWRTDLAATQPFWEGWFVGLSKKFLEARGGKLLLLAGTDRLDTELTIGQMQGKYALQVFPEAGHFIQEDLPEKTALAVVDFYRRNDRSALVLPPKVGDLLKQGKRV